A genomic window from Colletotrichum destructivum chromosome 7, complete sequence includes:
- a CDS encoding Putative heterokaryon incompatibility, whose protein sequence is MAEFSYAAIGERDFRILSLLPGKSDEPLRGELLVRPIDTYIDEASKHEGELPESADSYEAVSYVWGSDDKPRSIASPAGAEIAITENLYHCLRRIRLGDRPRLVWVDALCINQSDNREKESQIMLMHDIFVSARRVLAYLGEEADGSKRAVELIQRYWRINIPNPLNAGARAFVENLLSEPVPDAPAGSEAELPPPGDEEWMAVSRFWNRPWFRRVWVVQEFILARDVLMICGDEAVNWAKLWPATVALEEPESPPWPLVNAAGEELKGAADLMANMAQRLRFYQLGSMRGNSDEHGHGDDDGHEHGGGCCGGHGSHDHDHDEEEEDDKDAEDAEDGDDEEWESEDGDDSGRSTDLLSLLLSFREVEATDPRDLYFALLGLASDGDREEFRPDYSATFEQTALRFARTLLHEPFSEELLDHAGIANSLNGADFPSWIPDFRRPWRRMTVADAAESEAAGETDFDFGFDPNEADDVLLLMGVKVDTISHATDLPRPAHLHAEQPSLWVKRDMMTLSKLLAGIPGFEDATYPTGETGVEAVLRTLTFFRTEADEADGHGEDGNEVPLTTLKLAYRTCTAVEDDDLDGARPEREALRREIMLSGCTAKEAGEALEAAAQVLINRVFPMRAALDLVLARGGRYVGMVPEGCEAGDEVWVLKGCNAPFVLRRSAEREGARRIVGAAYVHGIMNGEAVEEGVEFEPVSIH, encoded by the coding sequence ATGGCCGAGTTCTCATACGCCGCCATTGGCGAGCGGGATTTCCGAATCCTCTCGCTGTTACCAGGAAAATCCGACGAGCCCCTCCGCGGCGAGCTCCTGGTCCGCCCCATCGACACCTacatcgacgaggccagTAAACACGAAGGCGAGTTGCCCGAGTCGGCAGACTCTTACGAGGCCGTCTCCTACGTCTGGGGCTCCGACGACAAGCCCCGGAGCatcgcctcgcccgccggcgcagaGATTGCCATCACCGAGAACCTCTACCACTGCCTCAGGCGTatccgcctcggcgaccgcCCGCGCCTCGTCTGGGTCGACGCCCTATGCATCAACCAGTCCGACAACCGGGAGAAGGAGTCGCAGATCATGCTCATGCACGATATCTTCGTCAGCGCCCGCCGCGTGCTCGCctacctcggcgaggaggccgacggcagcaagcGGGCCGTCGAGCTGATCCAGAGGTACTGGCGCATCAACATCCCGAACCCcctcaacgccggcgcccgTGCCTTCGTCGAGAACCTGCTCTCCGAGCCGGTGCCCGACGCGCCTGCCGGAAGCGAGGCTGAGCTGCCCCCgccgggcgacgaggagtgGATGGCCGTGTCGCGCTTCTGGAACCGCCCGTGGTTCCGCCGCGTCTGGGTCGTGCAGGAGTTCATCCTGGCGCGCGACGTGCTGATGAtctgcggcgacgaggcggtcAACTGGGCGAAGCTGTGGCCCGCCACGGTCGCGCTCGAGGAGCCCGAGAGCCCGCCCTGGCcgctcgtcaacgccgccggcgaggagctcaagggcgCGGCCGACTTGATGGCCAACATGGCGCAGAGGCTGCGCTTCTACCAGCTCGGCTCCATGAGGGGCAACTCGGACGAGCATGGTcacggagacgacgacggacatGAGCACGGGGGAGGATGCTGCGGAGGTCATGGTAgccacgaccacgaccacgacgaggaggaagaggacgacaaagacgccgaagatgccgaggatggcgatgatgaagagTGGGAGTCAGAGGACGGAGACGATTCCGGCCGCTCGACAGATCTCCTcagcctgctgctgtccTTCCGCGAAGTCGAGGCCACCGACCCGCGGGATCTCTACTTtgcgctcctcggcctcgcctccGATGGCGACAGGGAGGAGTTCCGCCCCGACTACTCGGCCACCTTTGAACAGACCGCCCTCCGCTTCGCCCGCACGCTCCTCCACGAGCCCTTCAGcgaggagctgctcgaccacgccggcatcgccaacaGCCTCAACGGCGCCGACTTCCCCTCCTGGATCCCCGACTTCCGCCGGCCCTGGCGTCGCATGACggtcgccgatgccgccgagtccgaggccgccggcgagacgGACTTCGACTTCGGCTTCGACCCCAACGAGGCAGACGACGTGCTCCTCCTCAtgggcgtcaaggtcgacaCCATCTCCCACGCGACCGACCTCCCGCGCCCGGCGCACCTGCACGCCGAGCAGCCGTCTCTCTGGGTGAAGCGCGACATGATGACGCTCTCCAAGCTGCTGGCCGGCATCCCTGGCTTCGAGGACGCGACGTACCCGACGGGCGAGACGGGCGTCGAGGCGGTGCTGCGGACGCTCACGTTCTTCCGCaccgaggcggacgaggcggacgggcacggcgaggacggcaacgAGGTCCCGCTGACGACGCTGAAGCTGGCGTACCGCACCTGCAcggcggtcgaggacgacgacctcgacggcgcgcgGCCCGAGCGGGAGGCGCTGCGCAGGGAGATCATGCTGTCCGGGTGcacggccaaggaggcgggcgaggcgctcgaggcggcggcccaGGTGCTCATCAACCGCGTGTTCCCGATGCGCGCGGCGCTGGACCTCGTGCTGGCCCGGGGCGGGCGGTACGTCGGCATGGTGCCGGAGGGGtgcgaggcgggcgacgaggtctGGGTGCTAAAGGGGTGCAACGCGCCGTTCGTGCTGCGGAGGAgcgccgagagggagggcgCGAGGcgcatcgtcggcgcggccTACGTGCACGGCATCATgaacggcgaggccgtcgaggagggtgTCGAGTTCGAGCCCGTGTCGATTCACtaa